One genomic window of Bactrocera dorsalis isolate Fly_Bdor chromosome 4, ASM2337382v1, whole genome shotgun sequence includes the following:
- the LOC125778425 gene encoding uncharacterized protein LOC125778425 has protein sequence MRLRTIQGCCWQLVWISTWTVQYAVAKDEAKSTSLREELFVDRRPPPSEDAVHKLIAQELPSLPLDFMKRHRNDNLRLNDSCAPYPELMQLQYHNNYWQVHRSEPLTFYLFGAYYDNRTAVVDREGAALVRILTTTNVIDIDLKDYPPSYCQLWYEEHSVPFIVPVREYREIWYKAWADSPELYFPKFVECALPTEVQHLVPKTVSLVASECARATNNLRVIYEPPVNQTQRGFAVCSTGLFNPYRDNSVRLVEWLELLRLLGAEHVTLPTFGIHPNATKVLRHYEAEGFVSAPGISLTRGEPALPHFSYEAIKAWYNNHCVNELIPLNDCFYRNMYKYDYVVIKDVDEVIMPVGTHRSWSDVAQAGEADSGADDCADGATALCFRNVYFPAYPERKPFSDAVPQYMYMMQHVARVADHLEPGLATKCFHNTRYVTGVHNHYPMNWAGGCGILAVNESIGQMQHYREPDIPETLENPVIDDLIWRYKEPLVERMQAVLRQLGFLRWVPSTPESVVEDKRVEATSSQSVGKVESTMGSKELDSVEITQSPSLAEHIEL, from the exons ATGCGACTTAGAACCATTCAAGGCTGCTGCTGGCAGCTAGTTTGGATCAGCACTTGGACGGTCCAGTACGCAGTCGCCAAGGACGAAGCGAAGTCGACTTCGTTGAGGGAAGAACTGTTTGTTGACCGACGTCCAC CGCCGAGTGAGGACGCTGTACACAAGCTTATCGCGCAAGAGTTGCCATCACTGCCGCTGGATTTTATGAAACGACATCGCAACGATAATCTTCGTCTTAACGACAGCTGTGCGCCATATCCCGAGTTGATGCAACTACAATACCACAATAATTATTGGCAAGTACATCGCAGCGAACCGTTGACTTTCTACCTCTTTGGCGCTTATTATGACAACCGGACAGCTGTGGTAGACCGGGAAGGCGCGGCGCTGGTGCGCATACTCACTACGACTAATGTGATTGACATTGACCTTAAAGACTATCCTCCCAGTTATTGCCAGTTGTGGTATGAAGAGCACAGTGTGCCGTTCATTGTGCCGGTGCGCGAGTACCGTGAAATCTGGTACAAGGCATGGGCTGATAGTCCTGAGCTATATTTTCCCAAATTCGTTGAGTGCGCATTGCCGACAGAAGTACAACATTTAGTGCCGAAAACTGTTTCGTTAGTGGCGTCGGAGTGTGCGCGCGCCACAAACAATCTGCGTGTGATCTATGAACCGCCAGTAAATCAAACTCAACGTGGCTTCGCTGTTTGTTCGACGGGTCTCTTTAATCCATATCGAGATAACTCGGTGCGTTTGGTTGAATGGTTGGAGCTTTTACGGCTATTGGGTGCCGAACATGTAACATTACCTACGTTCGGGATACATCCGAATGCCACAAAAGTGCTGCGACACTACGAAGCTGAAGGTTTTGTTTCAGCACCGGGTATATCACTAACACGCGGCGAACCAGCCTTGCCACACTTCAGTTATGAGGCGATAAAAGCTTGGTATAACAATCATTGCGTCAATGAGCTGATACCATTGAACGATTGCTTTTATCgcaatatgtacaagtatgatTATGTAGTTATAAAGGATGTGGATGAGGTGATCATGCCCGTGGGCACACATCGTAGCTGGTCAGACGTGGCACAAGCCGGTGAGGCCGACTCAGGCGCTGATGACTGTGCAGATGGCGCGACCGCACTATGCTTTCGTAATGTCTACTTTCCAGCTTATCCGGAACGCAAACCGTTTAGCGATGCTGTgccacaatatatgtacatgatgCAACATGTGGCACGCGTGGCCGACCATCTGGAGCCAGGTTTGGCTACGAAATGCTTTCACAACACACGTTATGTAACCGGTGTACACAATCATTATCCAATGAATTGGGCAGGTGGTTGTGGCATCCTAGCCGTCAACGAGTCCATAGGCCAAATGCAACACTACCGTGAACCTGACATACCTGAGACGCTAGAGAATCCCGTCATAGATGATCTGATTTGGCGTTATAAGGAGCCATTAGTGGAGCGAATGCAAGCCGTATTGCGGCAACTGGGATTTCTTAGGTGGGTGCCAAGTACACCAGAGTCTGTGGTGGAGGATAAACGAGTAGAAGCCACGAGCAGTCAATCAGTGGGGAAAGTCGAGTCTACAATGGGTTCCAAGGAATTGGATTCAGTTGAAATAACCCAATCGCCAAGCTTAGCTGAACATATTGaactttga
- the LOC105226137 gene encoding 27 kDa hemolymph protein, which yields MHILKLLCVIVVAIAAICLQYKGQAAASNTQLDALKSQFLPAEYKNRNFTVDELKKVLREKCKKAAGGEENSTLYQEIEKGSTVLTSCLAGLANMTALQQEIEAARPLGELDTVFNKYCDKAPSAVKCLRDFNAKVQPCLSAKEKQQNVVLMRIATGLVDFMCSRGGDHIALFVAEEGPECLEANRDAINMCLNSSFHEFLPKDIKVPDLFDLPDLVLEPGHCVDLERFQACTIHHLEQCREITPANVAEAVFKFIKNETSCNQFMQAKANERPILMKASAGGAGAAVQATSLFLLLLGSSLMLFVSHILKS from the exons ATGCACATACTGAAATTGCTTTGTGTGATCGTGGTGGCGATCGCAGCCATCTGCCTACAGTACAAAGGTCAGGCAGCGGCGTCAAATACTCAATTAGATGCGCTGAAGAGTCAATTTCTGCCTGCTGAGTACAAAAATCGCAACTTCACAGTGG ATGAACTGAAGAAAGTGCTGCGCGAAAAGTGTAAAAAGGCGGCGGGCGGTGAGGAGAACTCCACACTGTATCAGGAGATTGAGAAAGGCAGTACTGTGTTGACCAGCTGTCTAGCCGGTTTGGCCAATATGACAGCGTTGCAGCAAGAAATCGAAGCGGCACGCCCCCTCGGCGAGCTGGACACAGTCTTCAATAAATACTGTGATAAGGCGCCAAGCGCTGTCAAGTGTCTGCGCGACTTTAATGCCAAAGTACAGCCTTGTCTGAGCGCCAAGGAGAAGCAACAGAATGTCGTGCTCATGCGCATCGCGACAGGCCTGGTGGATTTCATGTGCTCGCGTGGCGGCGATCATATAGCACTTTTCGTTGCCGAAGAGGGTCCCGAGTGCTTGGAGGCGAATCGTGATGCAATCAATATGTGTTTAAACAGCTCATTCCATGAATTCCTACCCAAGGACATTAAGGTGCCCGATCTCTTCGATTTGCCCGACTTGGTGTTGGAGCCAGGTCATTGTGTCGATCTGGAACGTTTCCAAGCCTGCACCATACACCATTTGGAGCAGTGTCGTGAAATTACACCCGCCAATGTAGCCGAGGCGGTGTTTAAGTTCATTAAGAACGAAACGAGTTGCAATCAGTTTATGCAAGCCAAGGCCAATGAGCGTCCGATATTGATGAAGGCCAGTGCTGGTGGCGCCGGTGCGGCTGTACAAGCAACGAGCTTGTTTCTTTTGTTACTGGGTAGCAGTTTGATGTTGTTCGTGAGTCATATACTGAAGTCTTGA
- the LOC105226186 gene encoding LOW QUALITY PROTEIN: uncharacterized protein LOC105226186 (The sequence of the model RefSeq protein was modified relative to this genomic sequence to represent the inferred CDS: inserted 2 bases in 1 codon; substituted 1 base at 1 genomic stop codon), whose amino-acid sequence MSSLNXYHGSALAVLTLCVNTFINHISEFFXTLVNFYYALSTKQVGQMSSSTKTLLRISAFAFWTFITLMIFATYQMSLESAKQTGARCNITAALTHPHLFMNGSKLKSNNSYHMLLKPSIKYTANQAEDIMKLRQAELPNVPFDLWHRLEAMSLNSTCAHAPSLLELRFHNDYWQVFHNANYTYHLFNAYYDARAHVIQSSAVVRVLAMLNDKEPPKNKIHCQLWYDSEDKPMIVPVVEQRLVWHIKWITDANYFPHLLTCALPSAMGEAVAPRAVSLVMNICDRASNILRVLYERPTGNETQHGFAVCLKGLDYPNADMGPRLVEWLEMQRLLGARKVITYKLVLHPNLERVLEHYVTEGFVEVHPLSLGSEMVSKPLYLHDYLRASIGNKRVNELVPYNDCFYRNMYKYSYIVTVDIDEVIMPLGNRTNWQQLIDEIEHLRTANCPEGYASVCVRNVHFPTDSVYFTETSAAPQHMFMLQHVYRQEPEAVGEGAKCLHNSSEALVLHNHYNLGALKSCRWRDLEPTMAQLQHYRLLENSEKWETRILDESIYRYKEALVNRVEPVLKKLSYL is encoded by the exons ATGTCTTCACTTAATTAATATCATGGCTCAGCTCTGGCTGTGTTAACGCTGTGTGTCAACACTTTTATCAATCacatttcggaattttt gactTTAGTGAACTTTTATTACGCGCTCAGTACGAAACAAGTAGGGCAGATGTCGTCGAGCACAAAAACTTTACTACGCATCTCCGCTTTTGCATTTTGGACATTCATAACATTGATGATATTTGCGACATACCAAATGTCCTTGGAAAGTGCTAAACAGACAGGCGCCAGGTGCAATATAACAGCGGCTCTAACGCATCCCCATTTGTTCATGAACGGAAGTAAGCTGAAAAGTAATAACAGTTACCACATGCTCCTTAAACCTTCCATTAAATATACAGCAAATCAAGCGGAAGACATTATGAAACTACGTCAAGCAGAGTTGCCAAACGTGCCCTTCGATTTGTGGCACCGGCTGGAAGCGATGAGCCTAAATAGCACTTGCGCCCACGCGCCATCGTTACTAGAGCTGCGCTTTCACAACGATTACTGGCAGGTGTTTCACAATGCCAACTACACTTATCATCTCTTCAATGCGTATTACGATGCCCGCGCGCATGTTATACAGTCCAGCGCAGTGGTGCGCGTGCTTGCCATGTTGAATGACAAGGAACCACCGAAAAATAAGATCCACTGTCAGTTGTGGTATGACAGCGAGGATAAGCCGATGATTGTGCCGGTGGTAGAGCAACGGCTTGTGTGGCATATTAAGTGGATTACCGATGCTAATTATTTTCCACATTTACTCACATGCGCATTACCGTCGGCAATGGGGGAAGCGGTCGCACCGCGCGCCGTCTCCTTGGTGATGAATATTTGTGACAGGGCCTCGAATATATTGCGCGTACTATATGAAAGACCGACCGGCAATGAGACACAACACGGTTTCGCGGTTTGCCTGAAGGGTTTGGATTATCCTAATGCTGATATGGGTCCACGTTTGGTTGAGTGGTTGGAAATGCAGCGCCTGTTGGGCGCACGTAAGGTCATCACCTACAAATTGGTGCTGCATCCGAATTTGGAGCGTGTGCTGGAGCATTATGTGACGGAGGGTTTCGTTGAAGTGCATCCACTCAGTTTGGGTTCGGAGATGGTGAGCAAACCGCTATATCTTCATGATTATCTGCGCGCGAGCATTGGGAACAAGCGCGTGAACGAGTTGGTGCCCTACAATGATTGTTTCTATCGGAATATGTACAAGTATTCATATATTGTGACTGTCGATATCGATGAGGTGATCATGCCGCTCGGCAATCGCACCAACTGGCAACAGTTAATCGATGAAATTGAGCATTTGCGTACCGCTAATTGTCCTGAAGGCTATGCGAGTGTTTGTGTGCGCAATGTGCATTTTCCTACCGATAGTGTGTACTTTACTGAAACATCGGCAGCGCCGCAACATATGTTCATGTTACAGCATGTGTATCGCCAGGAACCTGAAGCAGTTGGTGAAGGCGCTAAATGCCTTCACAATAGCAGCGAGGCGCTGGTTTTACACAATCACTACAATTTAGGCGCTTTGAAGAGTTGTCGTTGGCGGGACTTGGAGCCCACGATGGCGCAACTGCAGCACTATCGTCTGCTTGAGAATTCGGAGAAATGGGAAACGAGGATACTCGATGAAAGCATCTATCGTTACAAGGAAGCTTTGGTTAATAGGGTGGAGCCGGTGTTGAAAAAGTTGTCCTATTTGTGA
- the LOC125778430 gene encoding uncharacterized protein LOC125778430 produces MTLSKTKLLRTFAFTFWLLITLVIFTTYLMSLQSSMQISAWYNATAGIMQTDLLINDILNQAEDIMKLRQAELPNVPFDLWHRLESMRLNSTCAYAPTIQWLRFHNDYWQVFHNANFTYHLFNAYYDARAHVTQSSAVVRVLAMLKGMVPPKNKIHCQLWHDSDDKPTIVPVVEQRLVWNIKWGTVAEYFPHLLTCGVPPTTRKAVAPRAVSLVMNICDRASNILRVLYERPTGNETQHGFAVCLKGLDYPNADMGPRLVEWLEMQRLLGARKVITYKLVLHPNLERVLEHYVAEGFVEVHPLSLGLEMVGKPLYLHDFLHGSIGNKRVNELVPYNDCFYRNMYKYSYIVTVDIDEVIMPLGNRTNWQQLIDEAKHLRTANCPEGYASVCIRNVHFPTDRQNYAETSAVPRHMFLLQHVHRREPEAVGKGAKCLHNSSEALVLHNHYNLGALKSCRWINMEPTTVQLQHYRLLEEKEKWETKILDESIYRYKDTLVNSVEPVLRKLSYLSYW; encoded by the exons ATGACGTTGAGCAAGACAAAATTATTAAGAACCTTCGCGTTTACATTTTGGCTACTCATAACATTGGTGATATTTACGACATACCTAATGTCATTGCAAAGCAGTATGCAGATAAGCGCCTGGTATAATGCAACAGCGGGTATAATGCAAACCGATTTATTAATAAATGATATAC TAAATCAAGCGGAAGACATTATGAAACTCCGTCAAGCAGAGTTGCCAAATGTGCCCTTCGATTTGTGGCACCGCCTGGAATCGATGCGCCTAAATAGCACTTGCGCCTACGCGCCGACGATACAGTGGCTGCGCTTTCACAACGACTACTGGCAGGTGTTTCACAATGCCAACTTCACTTATCATCTCTTCAATGCGTATTACGATGCACGCGCGCATGTCACACAGTCCAGCGCAGTGGTGCGCGTGCTGGCCATGTTGAAAGGCATGGTACCACCAAAAAATAAGATCCACTGTCAGTTGTGGCATGACAGTGACGATAAGCCGACCATTGTGCCCGTGGTAGAGCAACGGCTCGTGTGGAACATTAAGTGGGGTACCGTTGCTGAGTATTTTCCACATTTACTCACATGCGGAGTACCGCCGACAACGCGGAAAGCGGTGGCACCGCGCGCCGTCTCCTTGGTGATGAATATTTGTGACAGGGCCTCGAATATATTGCGCGTACTATATGAAAGACCGACCGGCAATGAGACACAACACGGTTTCGCGGTTTGCCTGAAGGGTTTGGATTATCCTAATGCTGATATGGGTCCACGTTTGGTTGAGTGGTTGGAAATGCAGCGCCTGTTGGGCGCACGTAAGGTCATCACCTACAAATTGGTGCTGCATCCGAATTTGGAGCGTGTGCTGGAGCATTATGTGGCGGAGGGTTTCGTTGAAGTGCATCCACTCAGTTTGGGTTTGGAGATGGTGGGAAAACCGCTGTATCTTCATGATTTTTTGCACGGGAGCATCGGGAACAAGCGCGTGAACGAGTTGGTGCCCTACAATGATTGTTTCTATCGGAATATGTACAAGTATTCATATATTGTGACTGTCGATATCGATGAGGTGATCATGCCGCTCGGCAATCGCACCAACTGGCAACAGTTAATCGATGAAGCGAAACATTTGCGTACCGCTAATTGTCCTGAGGGCTATGCGAGTGTTTGTATACGCAATGTGCATTTCCCCACTGATCGTCAAAATTATGCTGAGACGTCGGCAGTACCGCGGCATATGTTCTTGTTGCAACATGTGCATCGCCGGGAACCTGAAGCAGTTGGTAAAGGCGCTAAATGCCTTCACAATAGCAGTGAGGCGCTGGTTTTACACAATCACTACAATTTAGGCGCTTTGAAGAGTTGTCGTTGGATAAACATGGAGCCGACAACAGTGCAACTGCAGCACTATCGTCTGCTAGAGGAGAAAGAGAAATGGGAAACGAAGATACTCGATGAAAGCATCTATCGTTACAAAGACACTTTGGTGAATAGTGTGGAGCCGGTGTTGAGAAAGCTGTCCTATTTGTCCTATTGGTGA
- the LOC125778429 gene encoding uncharacterized protein LOC125778429 gives MKLRQAELPNVPFDLWHRLESMRLNSSCAYAPTIQWLRFHNDYWQVFHNANFTYHLFNAYYDARAHVTQSSAVVRVLAMLKGMVPPKNKIHCQLWYDSDDKPTIVPVVEQRLVWHIDWINDANNFPHLLTCGVPPTTRKAVAPRAVSLVMNICDRASNILRVLYERPTGNETQHGFAVCLKGLDYPNADMGPRLVEWLEMQRLLGARKVITYKLVLHPNLERVLEHYVAEGFVEVHPLSLGLEMVSKPLYLHDYLRVNIGNKRVNELVPYNDCFYRNMYKYSYIVTVDIDEVIMPLGNRTNWQQLIDEIEHLRTPNCPEGYASVCVSNVHFPTDSVNFTETSAAPRHMFMLQHVYRQEPEEVGEGAKCLHNSSEALVLHNHYNLGALKSCRWRDLEPTMAQLQHYCRLKNSEKWETRILDESIYRYKDALVNSVEPVLKKLSYL, from the coding sequence ATGAAACTCCGTCAAGCAGAGTTGCCAAATGTGCCCTTCGATTTGTGGCACCGCCTGGAATCGATGCGCCTAAATAGCTCTTGCGCCTACGCGCCAACGATACAGTGGCTGCGCTTTCACAACGACTACTGGCAGGTGTTTCACAATGCCAACTTCACTTATCATCTCTTCAATGCGTATTACGATGCACGCGCGCATGTCACACAGTCCAGCGCAGTGGTGCGCGTGCTGGCCATGTTGAAAGGCATGGTACCACCAAAAAATAAGATCCACTGTCAGTTGTGGTATGACAGTGACGATAAGCCGACGATTGTGCCGGTGGTAGAGCAACGGCTCGTGTGGCACATTGACTGGATTAACGATGCTAATAATTTTCCACATTTACTCACATGCGGAGTACCGCCGACAACGCGGAAAGCGGTGGCACCGCGCGCCGTCTCCTTGGTGATGAATATTTGTGACAGGGCCTCGAATATATTGCGCGTACTATATGAAAGACCGACCGGCAATGAGACACAACACGGTTTTGCGGTTTGCCTGAAGGGTTTAGATTATCCTAATGCTGATATGGGTCCACGTTTGGTTGAGTGGTTGGAAATGCAGCGTCTGTTGGGCGCACGTAAGGTCATCACCTACAAATTGGTGCTGCATCCGAATTTGGAGCGTGTGCTGGAGCATTATGTGGCGGAGGGTTTCGTTGAAGTGCATCCACTCAGTTTGGGTTTGGAGATGGTGAGCAAACCGCTGTATCTTCATGATTATTTGCGCGTGAATATCGGGAACAAGCGCGTGAACGAGCTGGTGCCCTACAATGATTGTTTCTATCGGAATATGTACAAGTATTCATATATTGTGACCGTCGATATCGATGAGGTGATCATGCCGCTCGGCAATCGCACCAACTGGCAACAGTTAATCGATGAAATTGAGCATTTGCGTACCCCTAACTGTCCTGAGGGCTATGCGAGTGTTTGTGTGAGCAATGTGCATTTCCCTACCGATAGTGTGAACTTTACCGAAACGTCGGCAGCGCCGCGACATATGTTCATGTTACAGCATGTGTATCGCCAGGAACCTGAAGAAGTTGGTGAAGGCGCTAAATGCCTTCACAATAGCAGCGAGGCGCTGGTTTTACACAATCACTACAATTTAGGCGCTTTGAAGAGTTGTCGTTGGCGGGACTTGGAGCCCACGATGGCGCAACTGCAGCACTATTGCCGGCTTAAGAATTCTGAGAAATGGGAAACGAGGATACTCGATGAAAGCATCTATCGTTACAAAGACGCTTTGGTGAATAGTGTGGAGCCGGTGTTGAAAAAGTTGTCCTATTTGTGA
- the LOC109579525 gene encoding chymotrypsin-elastase inhibitor ixodidin, with protein sequence MFEIRSAKFCAFVLLMFCSVAVLSAAQPGYIPPKSCPPHETYKPCGPSCQTECATLNEPCLINYIRCPDGCYCDKGYARDANGACIPQEQCPPKQKGA encoded by the exons atgttcGAGATACGTTCTGCGAAATTTTGCGCCTTTGTTTTGCTTATGTTTTGCAGCGTAGCAGTGCTGAGTGCTGCGCAACCGGGCTATATTC CCCCTAAATCATGTCCACCCCATGAGACCTACAAACCCTGCGGTCCGTCCTGTCAAACTGAATGTGCGACACTAAACGAACCgtgtttaattaattacatacgTTGCCCAGACGGTTGTTATTGCGACAAGGGATATGCGCGCGATGCTAACGGTGCCTGTATACCACAAGAACAATGTCCACCCAAACAAAAAGGAGCTTAA